Proteins encoded within one genomic window of Episyrphus balteatus chromosome 1, idEpiBalt1.1, whole genome shotgun sequence:
- the LOC129905180 gene encoding GTP-binding protein Rit2: protein MAGDLTGCAALKKSKSKGTDKDNANKRDNGDSSSKPNTVMQTTRGGLRVYKIVILGDGGVGKSAVTLQFVSHSFLDYHDPTIEDSYQQQAVIDGEAALLDILDTAGQVEFTAMRDQYMRCGEGFIICYSVTDRHSFQEASEYRKLITRVRLSEDIPLVLIANKLDLEMHRKVSTEEGRNLASQFGCPFYETSAALRHYIDDAFYSLVREIRRKEQQKALGNGSSSEKINSRRRSRWWRIRSIFALVFRRRRNLN from the exons ATGGCTGGTGACCTTACAGGATGTGCGGCTCTTAAGAAATCAAAGTCCAAAGGAACCGATAAGGACAATGCCAACAAGCGAGATAATGGCGATTCGTCGAGCAAACCGAACACGGTTATGCAAACAACTCGCGGTGGTTTACGGGTCTATAAAATAGTTATTCTCGGCGATGGAGGTGTGGGAAAATCTG CTGTAACATTGCAGTTTGTGAGCCACAGTTTCCTCGACTATCATGACCCTACTATTG AGGACTCATATCAACAGCAGGCTGTTATCGATGGCGAAGCAGCTTTGTTAGATATACTTGACACTGCCGGTCAGGTCGAATTTACAGCAATGCGCGATCAATACATGCGCTGTGGTGAAGGCTTTATAATTTGCTATTCTGTAACCGATCGTCATAGTTTTCAAGAAGCATCCGAATATCGAAAACTTATAACACGTGTTCGTCTATCTGAAGATATTCCTCTCGTTCTAATTGCGAACAAACTAGATTTGGAAATGCATAGAAAA GTTTCAACAGAAGAAGGCAGAAACCTTGCCTCACAATTTGGCTGTCCATTCTATGAGACATCTGCTGCTCTTCGACATTACATTGATGATGCTTTTTACAGTCTTGTTAGAGAGATACGTCGAAAGGAACAGCAAAAA GCTCTTGGGAATGGATCAAGTTCGGAAAAAATAAACTCTCGCCGAAGAAGTCGCTGGTGGAGAATACGATCAATTTTTGCTTTAGTTTTTCGTAGACGGAGAAATTTAAACTAA
- the LOC129921059 gene encoding adenosine deaminase-like protein: MDMEKFIKNMPKVELHAHLNGSLSTKTLLELATLEYGETNNEFQTICRNFQQNQEFSLDECFKKFPIAHALTTTKDGLRRALLSVIRDFSQDNVVYLELRTTPKSTTKMSKVEYLETVLETIRLADSLYPDICVKLLPSIDRSKGIEMAKETMSIVTEAMKTQSDLIKGIDLSGNPAISSFDEYGKILSDAKNNNLKLALHCAEIDNSDETYKMLQFGMDRCGHGTFITSQNLNIAKEKQIPIECCLTSNLKCGTVKSYVEHHFKNLYQSNHPVVLCTDDPGVFDTTLSDEFIIAQKTFNLSTKDLELLSLKAVDVSFADSVEKEFIKQKISKYFND; this comes from the exons ATGGATATGGAAAAGTTCATCAAAAATATGCCCAAGGTG GAACTTCATGCACATCTTAATGGCTCATTAAGCACCAAAACTCTTTTAGAGCTCGCAACACTAGAGTATGGAGAAACTAATAATGAATTTCAAACAATATGTAGAAACTTTCAACAAAATCAAGAATTTTCTTTGGACGA ATGCTTTAAAAAGTTTCCTATAGCACATGCCTTGACAACAACAAAGGATGGATTAAGGAGAGCTTTGCTTTCCGTAATAAGAGATTTTTCGCAGGACAATGTTGTATATTTGGAATTACGTACTACACCAAAATCCACCACCAAAATGTCGAAGGTCGAGTATTTAGAAACTGTCCTAGAAACAATACG TCTAGCAGACTCTCTGTATCCAGACATTTGTGTAAAACTGTTGCCGTCTATTGATCGATCAAAGGGAATAGAAATGGCAAAAGAAACTATGAGTATAGTCACCGAAGCTATGAAAACTCAATCGGATCTTATTAAAGGCATTGACTTGAGTGGTAACCCAGCCATTAGTTCATTTGACGAATATGGCAAAATACTATCTGatgctaaaaataataatttaaaacttgCACTTCACTGTGCTGAAATCGATAACAGTGATGAAACCTATAAAATGTTACAATTCGGTATGGACCGATGTGGCCATGGAACGTTTATTACATCTCAAAACTTAAATattgcaaaagaaaaacaaatcccCATTGAGTGTTGCCTAACAAGCAATTTGAAGTGTGGCACTGTTAAGTCATATGTGGAAcatcattttaaaaatctttaccAATCCAATCATCCTGTTGTTCTATGT ACAGACGATCCAGGAGTATTCGACACTACGTTGTCTGATGAATTTATAAtagctcaaaaaacatttaatttatcaacaaaggACTTAGAGCTACTTTCTTTGAAAGCTGTTGATGTTTCATTCGCTGATTCCGTAGAAAaggaatttataaaacaaaaaatttctaaatattttaatgattaa
- the LOC129921060 gene encoding ras-like GTP-binding protein Rho1 isoform X2 — protein MATIRKKLVIVGDGACGKTCLLIVFSKDQFPEVYVPTVFENYVADIEVDGKQVELALWDTAGQEDYDRLRPLSYPDTDVILMCFSVDSPDSLENIPEKWTPEVKHFCPNVPIILVGNKKDLRNDPNTIRDLAKMKQEPVKPQEGRAMAEKINAFAYLECSAKSKEGVRDVFETATRAALQVKKKKKTKCLLL, from the exons ATGGCGACAATTCGCAAGAAGTTAGTTATCGTTGGCGACGGTGCTTGTGGTAAAACTTGCCTCCTCATAGTCTTCAGTAAGGATCAATTTCCAGAGGTCTATGTCCCAACAGTCTTCGAGAACTATGTCGCAGATATCGAAGTCGATGGCAAACAG gtcGAGCTGGCTCTGTGGGATACAGCTGGGCAAGAAGACTACGATAGACTCAGGCCGCTGAGTTATCCAGATACAGATGttattttaatgtgtttttcaGTCGACTCACCCGACTCGTTAGAAAATATTCCAGAAAAATGGACACCCGaa gtaaaacatttttgtccaAATGTCCCTATCATTTTAGTGGGAAATAAGAAAGATCTTCGAAATGACCCCAACACAATTAGA GATTTAGCTAAAATGAAGCAAGAACCTGTTAAGCCACAAGAAGGCCGTGCCATGGCCGAAAAAATTAATGCTTTTGCTTATTTGGAATGTTCCGCCAAGTCAAAGGAAGGTGTTAGAGATGTTTTCGAAACGGCTACTAGAGCTGCCCTACAAgtcaaaaagaagaagaagaccaAATGTCTTTTGCTCTAA
- the LOC129921060 gene encoding ras-like GTP-binding protein Rho1 isoform X1: MWCFSCVSSDTNSEPMATIRKKLVIVGDGACGKTCLLIVFSKDQFPEVYVPTVFENYVADIEVDGKQVELALWDTAGQEDYDRLRPLSYPDTDVILMCFSVDSPDSLENIPEKWTPEVKHFCPNVPIILVGNKKDLRNDPNTIRDLAKMKQEPVKPQEGRAMAEKINAFAYLECSAKSKEGVRDVFETATRAALQVKKKKKTKCLLL; the protein is encoded by the exons AACCAATGGCGACAATTCGCAAGAAGTTAGTTATCGTTGGCGACGGTGCTTGTGGTAAAACTTGCCTCCTCATAGTCTTCAGTAAGGATCAATTTCCAGAGGTCTATGTCCCAACAGTCTTCGAGAACTATGTCGCAGATATCGAAGTCGATGGCAAACAG gtcGAGCTGGCTCTGTGGGATACAGCTGGGCAAGAAGACTACGATAGACTCAGGCCGCTGAGTTATCCAGATACAGATGttattttaatgtgtttttcaGTCGACTCACCCGACTCGTTAGAAAATATTCCAGAAAAATGGACACCCGaa gtaaaacatttttgtccaAATGTCCCTATCATTTTAGTGGGAAATAAGAAAGATCTTCGAAATGACCCCAACACAATTAGA GATTTAGCTAAAATGAAGCAAGAACCTGTTAAGCCACAAGAAGGCCGTGCCATGGCCGAAAAAATTAATGCTTTTGCTTATTTGGAATGTTCCGCCAAGTCAAAGGAAGGTGTTAGAGATGTTTTCGAAACGGCTACTAGAGCTGCCCTACAAgtcaaaaagaagaagaagaccaAATGTCTTTTGCTCTAA